Proteins from a single region of Macrotis lagotis isolate mMagLag1 chromosome 2, bilby.v1.9.chrom.fasta, whole genome shotgun sequence:
- the LIMA1 gene encoding LIM domain and actin-binding protein 1 isoform X2 — MAKYQAAVSKQGNSTNYMNEIRNTGNEIKTHKLEQKENVPPGPEDGISHQEGDTIPATENILTFHSNLTEDGSCNSQSESEIQKPAHFKQQSPDSRAASYTENSLPKATKKFQLPAKEPCVECQKTVYPMERLLANQQVFHISCFRCFYCNNKLSLGTYASLHGRIYCKPHFNQLFKSKGNYDEGFGYKPHKDLWASKIETEESLERPGQLLSPTENPQNPGVEDAPIAKVGVLTASMEAKAMSQPEKEDKPAETKKLRIAWPPPADLGSSGSILEEGIRMLKPKWPPEDDFSKPDTPEDVDLDLKKLRRSSSLKERSRPFTVAASFRATSVKSPEILTPPFRRDRSVQGQGEKLEEGIMTDKKQIKKGNLKENGNVEKADWKNKEPLEERRKSRESSDVEEQDDNFVENGQVVGADMHEVVNSDHQSSLKPKSPNCSSYVDHRSIMQFASFQNRKSQDVGFWEEEIQELSVEEQIKRNRHYDDDDDDDDNDDNDNDDDDEKQVGL; from the exons aatGAGATAAGAAATACTGGTAATGAAATCAAAACCCATAAATTGGAGCAAAAAGAGAATGTTCCCCCAGGTCCTGAAGACGGTATCTCCCATCAAGAAGGAGACACG ATTCCAGCAACTGAAAACATCCTGACATTCCATTCCAACCTGACTGAAGATGGCTCCT GTAACTCCCAGAGTGAAAGTGAAATACAAAAGCCTGCACATTTCAAACAGCaaagtcctgactccagagctgctaGCTATACAGAAAATTCTCTACCTAAAGCAACAAAG AAATTCCAGCTGCCTGCAAAAGAACCCTGTGTTGAATGTCAGAAAACAGTGTACCCAATGGAGCGCCTCTTGGCCAACCAGCAGGTGTTTCACATCAGCTGTTTCCGTTGTTTTTATTGCAACAACAAACTCAG TTTAGGAACATATGCATCCTTACATGGGAGAATCTATTGCAAGCCCCACTTCAATCAACTCTTTAAATCTAAAGGCAACTATGATGAAGGTTTTGGATATAAACCACACAAGGATCTATGGGCAAGCAAAATTGAAACTGAAGAGTCTCTAGAGAGACCAGGCCAACTCTTAAGTCCAACTGAGAATCCTCAGAACCCAGGAGTTGAGGATGCTCCTATTGCTAAGGTGGGTGTATTGACTGCAAGTATGGAAGCCAAGGCCATGAGTCAGCCAGAAAAGGAAGATAAACCAGCGGAAACAAAGAAGTTGAGGATTGCTTGGCCACCTCCAGCAGACCTTGGCAGTTCAGGAAGTATTTTGGAAGAAGGGATCAGAATGTTGAAGCCCAAATGGCCTCCTGAGGATGACTTCAGCAAGCCAGATACTCCAGAAGATGTGGACCTGGATTTGAAAAAGCTAAGAAGATCATCTTCACTGAAAGAACGAAGTCGCCCCTTCACAGTGGCAGCCTCATTTCGGGCTACATCTGTCAAAAGCCCAGAAATCCTGACTCCACCTTTTAGGAGAGACCGGAGTGTGCAAGGACAGGGTGAAAAGCTGGAGGAGGGAATCATGAcagataaaaaacaaataaagaaaggcAACCTCAAGGAGAATGGGAATGTGGAGAAAGCTGACTGGAAAAACAAAGAACCtttagaagagagaaggaagagtagGGAGAGTTCTGATGTTGAGGAACAGGATGATAATTTTGTGGAGAATGGTCAAGTAGTTGGTGCAGACATGCATGAAGTTGTAAACAGTGACCATCAGTCCTCCCTAAAGCCAAAATCCCCAAATTGTTCCAGCTATGTGGATCATAGATCAATCATGCAATTTGCATCTTTTCAGAATCGAAAATCTCAGGATGTGGGATTCTGGGAAGAAGAAATACAAGAGCTGTCAGTGGAAGAGCAAATAAAGAGAAATCgtcattatgatgatgatgatgatgatgatgataacgaTGACAACGACAATGACGATGATGATGAAAAACAAGTTGGCCTTTAA